A window of the Phaseolus vulgaris cultivar G19833 chromosome 5, P. vulgaris v2.0, whole genome shotgun sequence genome harbors these coding sequences:
- the LOC137835422 gene encoding shikimate O-hydroxycinnamoyltransferase-like gives MTIIVKESIMVQPAEATPRKVLWMSNMDLLARNYHSPSVYFYNPNGASNFFHSNILKEALSKTLVLFYPMAARLRHDDDHRVEIYCDGQGVLFVEAHATVAMDHFTHNLHHRNLIPAVDYSAGIETYPLVVLQVTYFKCGGVSIGVGIEHHVADGESGLHFINSWSNVARGIPISVPPFIDRNLLRARDPPQPAFPHHEYQLSPPITTTNTTVVASFLKLSRDQLNILKGKSKEDGNTINYSTYEMLAAHMWRCLCKARGLPEDQETRLYIPTDGRSRLQPPLPPGYLGNVIFSTIPKALAGDLVSKPTWYAANQIHNAIARMDNEYLRSALDYLQLQPDLNALVRGAHTFGCPNVGINSWAKFPIYDADFGWGRPIFMRPGWILNEGLSIIIPSSTNDGGLYLAMALPPHHMKLFQEFLYDI, from the exons ATGACGATTATTGTGAAGGAGTCGATAATGGTGCAACCCGCAGAGGCTACACCGCGGAAGGTGTTGTGGATGTCAAACATGGATTTGTTGGCGAGGAATTATCACAGTCCCAGCGTCTATTTCTACAACCCAAACGGGGCTTCCAATTTCTTTCATTCCAACATTCTGAAGGAAGCCCTAAGTAAGACCCTCGTCCTTTTCTACCCAATGGCCGCCCGCCTCCGCCACGATGACGACCACCGCGTGGAGATTTATTGTGACGGTCAGGGTGTACTTTTCGTTGAGGCACATGCCACCGTTGCCATGGATCACTTCACTCACAACCTTCACCATCGTAACCTTATTCCCGCGGTGGATTATTCTGCCGGGATTGAAACATATCCGTTAGTGGTGTTACAG GTAACATATTTCAAATGTGGTGGGGTCTCAATAGGCGTTGGTATAGAGCACCATGTAGCAGATGGAGAATCAGGTCTTCACTTCATCAATTCATGGTCGAATGTGGCTCGTGGCATCCCCATTTCTGTTCCCCCATTTATTGACAGGAACCTACTTCGTGCCAGAGACCCACCTCAACCAGCTTTTCCTCACCACGAATACCAGCTCTCACCACCCATCACCACCACCAACACAACTGTGGTTGcctcttttttaaaattgagtcGTGACCAACTCAACATCCTGAAGGGCAAGTCGAAAGAAGATGGCAACACAATAAACTATAGCACTTATGAGATGTTGGCAGCTCATATGTGGAGATGTTTGTGCAAAGCAAGAGGCCTTCCTGAAGACCAAGAAACCAGACTATATATTCCAACTGATGGAAGGTCAAGGCTGCAACCTCCCCTCCCTCCTGGTTACCTTGGCAATGTTATCTTCTCCACCATTCCCAAAGCATTGGCAGGAGATCTCGTGTCAAAACCTACATGGTATGCTGCAAATCAAATCCACAACGCAATAGCGAGAATGGACAACGAATATTTGAGATCAGCTCTTGACTATCTGCAGCTACAACCTGATCTAAATGCTCTTGTTCGTGGAGCACATACTTTTGGGTGTCCAAATGTGGGTATCAATAGCTGGGCTAAGTTTCCAATCTATGATGCTGACTTTGGTTGGGGAAGACCGATCTTCATGAGACCTGGCTGGATTCTAAACGAGGGGCTATCAATCATAATTCCAAGCTCAACAAATGATGGCGGCTTGTATTTGGCAATGGCTCTACCACCTCACCATATGAAGCTGTTTCAAGAATTCCTTTATGACATTTGA